From the Sneathiella sp. P13V-1 genome, one window contains:
- a CDS encoding histone deacetylase family protein: protein MKIVYSPDHAKHHPKTYIKAGSFHEPQEVPGRAEALSKGLNEAGHEFIDAKDYGPAPRAAIHTPGYLHFLETIADRWRAAGMDNEEVLPNIHPGRHMPSYPTGIIGEVGYYTTDLSAPIGPETWEGAVASSNVALTATDIVLDDMSDNAVAYGLCRPPGHHAYQDQAGGFCFLNNIAIAAQHALSKVKRVAILDVDVHHGNGTQGIFYNRKDVFTVSLHCDPIDYYPFFAGHAHERGEGDGDGFNLNVPIPPNTGDDVYLEYLETAKTALRAFAPDVLFVALGLDAFEGDPLDGLSITTEGFGRMAASISELNVPTVLIQEGGYNRDHLGANIVSFLKGFEG, encoded by the coding sequence ATCACGCAAAGCATCATCCGAAAACATATATCAAGGCGGGCTCCTTCCACGAACCGCAAGAAGTTCCGGGACGCGCTGAAGCCCTTTCAAAGGGGCTTAATGAAGCTGGGCATGAGTTTATCGATGCAAAGGACTATGGCCCTGCCCCCCGTGCCGCCATTCACACACCAGGCTACCTTCATTTCCTTGAAACTATTGCGGATCGCTGGCGTGCTGCTGGTATGGATAATGAAGAGGTTCTTCCCAATATTCATCCGGGCCGTCATATGCCGTCTTATCCAACAGGCATCATTGGTGAAGTCGGATATTATACGACCGACCTTTCTGCGCCGATTGGACCAGAAACATGGGAAGGGGCAGTGGCATCCAGTAATGTCGCACTGACGGCCACAGATATTGTTCTCGATGATATGTCTGATAATGCAGTGGCCTATGGTCTTTGCCGCCCTCCGGGGCATCACGCTTATCAGGATCAGGCTGGCGGTTTCTGTTTTCTGAATAACATTGCGATTGCGGCCCAGCACGCCCTGTCCAAAGTGAAGCGGGTTGCTATTCTGGATGTGGACGTTCATCACGGAAATGGCACGCAAGGCATCTTCTATAACCGAAAAGACGTGTTCACTGTGTCCTTGCATTGTGATCCTATCGATTATTATCCGTTCTTTGCGGGACACGCCCATGAGCGCGGTGAAGGGGATGGTGACGGATTTAACCTGAACGTTCCGATCCCGCCAAATACAGGGGATGACGTGTATCTGGAGTATCTGGAAACCGCGAAAACGGCTCTTCGCGCCTTTGCACCAGATGTGCTGTTTGTTGCCCTTGGTTTGGATGCTTTCGAAGGCGATCCGTTGGACGGCCTTAGCATTACAACAGAAGGCTTTGGCCGGATGGCCGCCAGCATTTCTGAATTGAATGTGCCAACGGTGCTTATTCAAGAAGGCGGATATAATCGCGATCATCTTGGCGCGAATATCGTAAGCTTTCTAAAAGGCTTTGAAGGCTAA
- the cdd gene encoding cytidine deaminase has translation MSAEMTDLEKLAEHVAKNAYSPYSTFSVGAAIRTTSGNVYSGCNVENVSSGLTVCAERNAVGAAIAAEGKSMRIEEVFVTNFNAEGATIHCSPCGACRQVMAEFSTPDTKVIYRGDEDNIVTTMGQLLPDGFTL, from the coding sequence ATGAGTGCTGAAATGACAGACCTTGAAAAACTGGCCGAACACGTTGCGAAAAACGCCTATTCTCCTTACAGCACTTTTTCTGTCGGGGCTGCGATTAGAACAACGTCCGGGAATGTTTATTCAGGCTGCAACGTGGAAAATGTCTCGTCCGGTCTAACCGTTTGCGCTGAAAGGAACGCTGTGGGGGCGGCCATCGCCGCGGAAGGCAAATCCATGAGAATTGAAGAGGTGTTTGTCACCAACTTCAACGCAGAGGGAGCAACTATTCACTGCTCTCCTTGCGGGGCGTGTCGCCAGGTCATGGCCGAATTTTCCACCCCCGACACAAAAGTGATTTACCGGGGAGATGAAGACAATATCGTAACTACTATGGGTCAGTTATTGCCGGACGGATTTACACTTTAA